A single genomic interval of Trichosurus vulpecula isolate mTriVul1 chromosome 6, mTriVul1.pri, whole genome shotgun sequence harbors:
- the SAAL1 gene encoding protein SAAL1, whose protein sequence is MDRNPSPPWRGLEAEDEAEAKAAGGDSIGATIYSKHWLFGVLGSLIQLINPEKAKSKANEEEQQLKELDEEMENEICRVWDMSMDEDVALFLYEFNAPDIFMGVLAKTKCPRLMEICVGILGNMACFREICVSISNDKHIGQTLLHCMYDLDPPTLLEISRLLLTCLSQPQVANIWIERIRENPAVYESICFIMSSSTNVDLLVKVGEVVDKLFDLDEKLMVEWIRNGTEQVLDQSSGDSEEQKPLKIVPCVLEAAKQIRFDNPVGLDVYMHILQLLTTVDDGIQAIVQPPDAGRDTWNFLSDLACLDFCQPDDPPIILQEQKTVLASIFSVLSAVYVSETEQEYIKMEKNLSLIGTLIRVLHNMEDCEKRSVNLADCNTEETEKSNINVEDFHLKVLKDVSCELLSNIFQKLTKKNVIQALKEDHLNKQKCSCAIKNLLPTYRSVVKGFLNVLYEADKALVDDLEKDFPGLKAHNRN, encoded by the exons ATGGACCGGAACCCGTCTCCTCCGTGGCGGGGGTTGGAGGCCGAAGACGAGGCCGAGGCCAAGGCCGCGGGGGGAGACTCCATCGGGGCCACGATCTACAGCAAGCACTGGCTGTTCGGCGTCCTCGGAAGCCTCATCCAG CTTATTAACCCTGAGAAAGCCAAGTCCAAAGCAAATGAGGAGGAGCAGCAACTGAAAGAActggatgaagaaatggagaatgAAATTTGCAGGGTGTGGGACATGTCAATGGATGAG gATGTAGCTTTATTTCTCTATGAATTTAATGCCCCAGACATATTTATGGGAGTTTTGGCCAAGACCAAGTGTCCTCGATTAATG GAAATTTGCGTGGGAATTTTGGGAAATATGGCCTGTTTCCGGGAGATATGTGTGTCTATCAGTAACGATAAACATATTGG ACAGACATTGTTGCACTGCATGTATGATTTGGATCCTCCTACTCTGCTGGAAATAAGCAG GTTATTGCTAACATGCCTTTCCCAGCCACAAGTTGCTAATATTTGGATTGAAAGGATACGGGAGAATCCAGCTGTCTATGAGAGCATTTGTTTCATCATGTCAAGCTCAACAAATG TTGACTTGTTGGTGAAAGTAGGTGAAGTGGTTGACAAGCTCTTTGACTTAGATGAGAAGCTAATGGTGGAGTGGATTAGAAATGGCACTGAACAGGTCCTGGACCAGTCCTCTGGAGATTCTGAAGAGCAAAAACCACTGAAGATTGTCCCTTGTGTACTTGAAGCTGCTAAACAGATCCG TTTTGATAACCCAGTAGGACTGGATGTTTATATGCACATCTTACAACTGCTTACTACCGTGGACGATGGAATTCAAGCAATTG TTCAGCCTCCTGATGCTGGAAGAGATACTTGGAATTTTCTTTCTGATCTGGCCTGCCTTGACTTCTGTCAGCCTGATGATCCGCCAATCATACTTCAGGAACAGAAAACAGTATTGGCCTCTATCTTCTCAGTATTATCTGCTGTGTACGTGTCAGAAACTGAACAGGAGTacataaagatggaaaaaa ATCTGTCTCTAATCGGCACCTTGATTCGGGTCTTGCACAACATGGAGGACTGTGAGAAAAGATCAGTGAACTTAGCAGATTGCAAtacagaagaaactgaaaagTCTAATATAAATGTTGAGGATTTCCACTTGAAAGTCTTGAAGGATGTTTCATGCGAATTACTTTCTAATATTTTTCAGAAATTGACAAAG aaaaatgtCATTCAGGCTCTAAAGGAGGACCATCTAAACAAACAGAAGTGTTCCTGTGCAATTAAAAACCTTCTTCCCACGTACCGCTCAGTG GTAAAAGGATTCCTTAATGTCCTGTATGAAGCTGACAAGGCTCTTGTggatgatctggagaaggatttCCCAGGTTTGAAGGCACACAACAGAAACTAG